One stretch of Sulfurimonas sp. C5 DNA includes these proteins:
- a CDS encoding energy transducer TonB, whose translation MTRNSKSFILSLLVHFVLAVSIFYLYKILSASTQETHLCACCSTTINLNTIQTSKVVKTSENKNKEQTKVEKTEKQSIKEIAQEVPKQEAVVKKEIVVKEEVSKQVQQPDIQAVQENTEQLVEVDQNLTQSVQNTTQKKDVDTHCKTEVIATKEPQHKENNYLSLHVSEIVSLLKENLYYPRRARMQGIEGIVTVKFTLSTEAKISNIEVVESKHNILSRAAVETIENLEEKLPKPDEELTLTIPINYDLQ comes from the coding sequence TTGACAAGAAATTCAAAATCTTTTATTTTATCACTGCTGGTACATTTTGTATTGGCAGTGAGTATTTTTTACCTTTATAAAATTTTATCTGCATCCACACAGGAAACACATCTGTGTGCTTGTTGCAGTACTACAATTAATTTAAATACTATTCAAACCTCCAAAGTTGTAAAAACTTCCGAAAACAAGAATAAAGAACAAACAAAAGTTGAAAAAACTGAAAAACAATCAATCAAAGAAATAGCCCAAGAAGTACCGAAACAAGAAGCAGTTGTAAAAAAAGAGATTGTTGTAAAAGAAGAAGTCTCTAAACAAGTACAACAGCCAGATATACAAGCAGTGCAAGAGAACACAGAACAACTGGTAGAAGTAGACCAAAATCTTACACAGAGTGTGCAAAATACAACACAAAAAAAAGATGTCGATACTCATTGTAAAACGGAAGTTATTGCAACAAAAGAACCGCAACATAAAGAAAACAATTATCTATCATTACACGTAAGTGAAATAGTCTCTTTATTGAAAGAGAATCTGTATTATCCGAGACGGGCAAGAATGCAAGGGATAGAAGGTATAGTAACTGTTAAGTTTACACTCTCTACAGAAGCAAAAATTTCAAATATAGAAGTTGTTGAAAGTAAGCATAATATACTCTCTCGTGCAGCTGTGGAAACAATTGAAAATCTTGAGGAAAAATTACCAAAACCTGATGAAGAATTAACTTTAACGATACCGATAAATTACGATTTACAATAA